From one Catharus ustulatus isolate bCatUst1 chromosome 1, bCatUst1.pri.v2, whole genome shotgun sequence genomic stretch:
- the UPP1 gene encoding uridine phosphorylase 1, which yields MAPGSSNEKKTDDGQASKENFIHLCNPHLEKMKEDILYHFALGTGTHDFPTLFGDVKFVCVGGSPSRMKAFIAYIAEELGLGSPGCDYPNICAGTDRYAMYKVGPVLSVSHGMGIPSISIMLHELIKLLYHAKCSDITIIRIGTSGGIGLEPGSVVITRQSVDATFKPQLEQVVLGKTVIRSTNLDEQLAKELMQCSREIGQFNTVIGNTMCTLDFYEGQGRLDGAICLYDEEEKLQYLKNAYESGVRNIEMESSVFAAMCNLSGVKAAVVCVTLLNRLEGDQITSSHDVLVEYQQRPQKLVGYFIKKSLGKV from the exons ATGGCTCCTGGTTCTTCGAATGAGAAGAAAACTGATGATGGACAGGCTTCAAA AGAGAATTTTATTCATCTCTGCAACCCTCAcctggagaaaatgaaagaagacaTCCTGTACCATTTTGCTCTTGGGACTGGTACCCATGATTTTCCAACATTGTTTGGGGATGTAAAG TTTGTGTGTGTTGGAGGAAGTCCTTCCCGGATGAAAGCTTTTATTGCCTACAtagcagaggagctggggctggggagcccCGGATGTGACTACCCCAACATCTGCGCAGGCACCGACCGCTACGCGATGTACAAAGTGGGGCCTGTTCTGTCTGTCAGT CACGGTATGGGCATTCCTTCTATTTCAATCATGTTGCACGAACTGATCAAACTGTTGTATCATGCCAAGTGTTCCGACATAACCATCATTCGCATCGGCACCTCTGGTGGAATAG GTCTGGAGCCAGGCTCAGTGGTTATAACTAGGCAGTCTGTAGATGCCACCTTCAAACCTCAGTTGGAGCAGGTTGTTCTGGGAAAGACAGTAATTCGCAGCACTAACCTGGATGAACAGCTGGCTAAGGAGCTGATGCAGTGCAGTAGAGAGATTGGTCAGTTCAACACAGTTATTGGAAACACCATGTGCACTTTGGATTTCTATGAAG GACAGGGCAGGTTGGATGGTGCAATCTGCTTAtatgatgaagaagaaaaactgcaataCTTGAAAAATGCTTATGAGTCTGGTGTCAGAAACATAGAGATGGAGTCTTCTGTATTTGCTGCAATGTGCAATCTCAGTGGTGTCAAAG CTGCTGTAGTGTGTGTCACTCTTCTGAATCGGCTTGAAGGGGATCAAATCACCAGCTCACATGATGTCCTTGTGGAGTACCAGCAGAGGCCACAGAAGTTAGTGGGATATTTCATTAAGAAAAGTCTTGGGAAAGTATGA